A window from Calditrichota bacterium encodes these proteins:
- a CDS encoding capsule assembly Wzi family protein: MGTQNWRKLFIALISIIIFNYSPIFSQSVNVPLNHWLYNFLERLETRGYVESNFLRTRPISRDDVAKILAEIERKRLRKQVSFSRAEADLFEQLKGEFYEELFELNIRAKKRYHERHLFQWDEEKARLRADLGFSQRFDIYRSDATDSTQRTSHTTGAAILRAKLGKGLAVYAQFENTLVRGEDIQRENFNPSLGMPTVISGENVYQDDAAAYLVWRLPWFDLEFGRDNARWGPGYQGNLMLSGNCPRFDMLRLRANYKYFHFTSIHGKLNSALGEKYIAAHRLEIRPVRWLYLGGGESVIYGNRGIEPAYLNPIMLYHIAEHHQGDRDNNTLGFDFTVFPAKNHKFYGEIFIDDFTSSENPFTYFGNKFAFQTGYYWVNPLGIPNLDFRTEYTRIEPYVYTHYDSINVYSHYNQHIGHWLEPNSDQFYSDLNFLVNRDLQIKLLVERIRHGKGDINSPHQKSDGLRKKFLDGIVEKRWRFGFSVTDQILRDIFIRLQYNFIDINNADNVEKNDRRDQHIVLELFGNW; encoded by the coding sequence TAAGCTTTTTATTGCACTGATTTCGATAATTATTTTCAATTATTCTCCGATTTTCAGCCAATCGGTAAACGTTCCGCTCAATCATTGGCTATACAATTTTCTCGAACGGCTGGAAACGCGCGGATATGTTGAATCAAATTTTCTTAGAACGAGGCCTATTTCTCGCGATGATGTTGCGAAAATTTTGGCTGAAATTGAACGAAAGAGGCTGCGGAAACAGGTTTCTTTCAGCCGCGCCGAGGCTGATTTGTTTGAACAGCTCAAGGGCGAATTTTACGAGGAATTATTTGAATTAAACATACGGGCGAAAAAACGTTACCACGAACGCCATCTCTTTCAATGGGATGAAGAAAAAGCTCGACTGCGCGCTGACCTGGGATTTTCGCAGCGATTTGACATTTATCGTTCCGACGCTACGGACTCCACACAGCGGACATCGCACACCACCGGCGCTGCCATTCTCAGAGCGAAACTTGGCAAGGGACTGGCAGTTTACGCCCAATTTGAAAACACACTGGTTCGCGGCGAAGACATTCAGCGGGAAAATTTCAACCCTTCACTGGGCATGCCCACGGTAATTTCTGGCGAAAATGTCTATCAGGACGATGCAGCAGCTTATCTGGTCTGGCGGCTGCCATGGTTTGATCTGGAATTCGGCAGAGACAATGCCCGGTGGGGTCCCGGCTATCAGGGGAATTTAATGCTATCCGGAAATTGCCCCCGCTTCGACATGCTGCGTTTGCGGGCGAATTACAAATATTTCCACTTCACCAGCATCCACGGAAAATTGAATAGTGCACTTGGCGAAAAATACATCGCTGCTCATCGTCTGGAAATCAGGCCTGTTCGCTGGCTTTACCTCGGCGGCGGCGAATCAGTCATTTACGGGAATCGCGGCATTGAGCCCGCCTATCTGAATCCGATTATGCTTTACCATATCGCCGAACACCATCAGGGCGATCGGGACAACAATACGCTGGGCTTCGATTTCACTGTTTTTCCGGCGAAAAATCACAAATTTTACGGCGAGATTTTCATCGACGATTTCACATCATCGGAAAATCCGTTCACCTATTTCGGCAATAAATTTGCTTTTCAGACCGGCTATTACTGGGTCAATCCGCTGGGCATTCCCAATTTGGATTTTCGAACCGAATATACGCGAATCGAGCCTTACGTTTACACACATTACGATTCGATTAATGTGTACAGTCATTACAATCAGCACATCGGTCACTGGCTGGAGCCGAATTCGGATCAATTTTACAGCGATTTGAACTTTCTCGTCAATCGCGATTTGCAGATAAAATTATTGGTTGAACGCATCCGGCATGGAAAAGGCGACATCAATTCGCCCCATCAAAAATCGGATGGCTTGCGCAAAAAATTTCTCGACGGTATCGTGGAAAAACGATGGCGATTCGGATTTTCCGTGACAGATCAAATTTTGCGGGATATTTTCATTCGTTTGCAATACAATTTCATCGACATCAATAATGCTGACAATGTGGAAAAAAATGATCGCAGGGATCAACACATTGTGCTGGAATTGTTTGGGAATTGGTGA
- a CDS encoding glycosyltransferase translates to MFLHTIFLLLTIGYISLIIALIVGLYQLRDGKNKQKYFVSVIVAAHNEAENISRCLSSLLRQTYPQELYEIIVIDDRSNDGTIDVVKKYQTEHKNIRSLRIERATGKMAPKKFALSRGIANASGEIILTTDADTIPVATWVETMVRHFEPSVGLVAGFSPLDLAEKDNFISRFIALDSLSLAAVAAGSTGLGNSLTCNGRNLGYRKKAFDEVGGFQKIAQFISGDDDLLLHLIKEETDWEIRYAFDRGSLVHARQPKNFSEFANQRIRHASKGKHYSPKMVLLLSGIYFYNLLLIGYFFGSLFAPKFIFLWLTSFMAKGIADFLLMNRFAMQYRLSHFLTSFPWAAFLHPIYVTIFGLWGQFGKFKWKGKTYNAKSENGKATI, encoded by the coding sequence ATGTTTTTACACACAATATTTCTTTTATTAACGATCGGCTACATCAGCCTCATCATCGCGTTAATTGTCGGACTTTATCAATTACGAGACGGGAAAAATAAGCAAAAATATTTCGTATCTGTCATCGTTGCTGCGCACAATGAAGCCGAAAATATCAGCCGTTGCTTGAGCAGTCTGTTGCGGCAAACTTATCCGCAGGAATTGTACGAAATCATTGTTATCGACGATCGTTCCAACGATGGCACGATTGACGTGGTGAAGAAATATCAGACAGAGCACAAAAATATCCGCAGTTTACGAATCGAACGGGCGACGGGAAAAATGGCTCCGAAAAAATTTGCCCTCTCCCGTGGAATCGCCAATGCCAGCGGAGAGATTATTTTGACCACGGATGCGGATACAATTCCGGTTGCGACATGGGTGGAGACAATGGTTCGTCATTTCGAACCTTCGGTGGGACTGGTCGCCGGATTTTCGCCGCTGGATCTGGCTGAAAAAGACAATTTTATTTCCCGTTTCATCGCTCTGGATTCGCTTTCTCTGGCGGCTGTTGCTGCCGGCAGCACGGGACTGGGAAATAGTTTGACCTGCAACGGCAGAAATCTGGGTTATCGCAAAAAAGCATTCGACGAAGTGGGTGGTTTCCAGAAAATTGCACAATTCATCTCCGGCGATGATGATTTGCTATTGCATTTAATTAAAGAAGAAACTGACTGGGAAATTCGTTATGCCTTTGACCGCGGCAGTCTGGTTCACGCCAGACAGCCGAAAAATTTCAGCGAATTTGCCAATCAGCGCATCCGACACGCTTCCAAAGGAAAACACTATTCGCCCAAAATGGTACTGCTGCTTTCGGGAATTTATTTTTACAATCTGCTGCTCATCGGATATTTTTTCGGGAGCCTGTTTGCGCCAAAATTTATTTTCCTCTGGTTGACAAGTTTCATGGCCAAAGGCATCGCCGACTTCTTGCTCATGAACAGGTTTGCCATGCAGTACAGGCTTTCTCATTTTTTAACATCATTTCCCTGGGCAGCTTTTTTGCATCCGATTTATGTGACAATTTTCGGACTCTGGGGGCAATTCGGAAAATTTAAATGGAAGGGAAAAACTTACAACGCGAAATCTGAAAACGGAAAGGCAACGATTTGA